One window from the genome of Salvia miltiorrhiza cultivar Shanhuang (shh) chromosome 7, IMPLAD_Smil_shh, whole genome shotgun sequence encodes:
- the LOC130994325 gene encoding uncharacterized protein LOC130994325 — protein sequence MLKRQNEGFAGIRNVEWDAMETSFGRMARSLVNFLYKGIAAFSAASSTASLSKRRQRTSDYLEGFRSIFAYVIKQTATKALEMAGVASEQIAALDMPALMENIKDEDLNELLGITADSPKKPEWWYPVLEKAIPYFAFGVGSDSVPAAPVYKPTFCASLVSFVNRLRGPAAGSTLGFSQYSMEPPLPSGFKASAFEDPASSSSTVDQLFALYRDETAYVQEALNLLDVEARLPKVKDTGTLPVLAEGASSSQVSAAVVPAPVSSVPAPDSSTPVSSVPAPDSAVPAPPS from the exons ATGCTGAAGAGGCAGAATGAGGGTTTTGCTGGTATAAGGAATGTAGAGTGGGATGCCATGGAAACAAG TTTTGGGAGGATGGCAAGATCTTTAGTTAATTTCCTTTACAAAGGCATTGCTGCATTTTCAGCTGCTAGTTCAACT GCTAGTTTATCAAAGAGACGCCAGCGGACTTCGGATTACCTGGAAGGCTTCAGGTCCATCTTCGCCTACGTGATAAAACAGACCGCCACAAAGGcgttggagatggcgggggTGGCCTCGGAGCAGATTGCTGCCTTGGATATGCCGGCCTTAATGGAGAACATCAAGGACGAAGACTTGAACGAGTTGCTGGGGATCACTGCTGATTCTCCAAAGAAGCCGGAGTGGTGGTATCCGGTTTTGGAgaaggccattccctattttgCCTTTGGGGTCGGCTCTGACTCGGTGCCTGCTGCTCCGGTGTACAAGCCTACCTTCTGCGCTTCCCTGGTGAGCTTCGTGAACCGGCTGCGAGGTCCAGCTGCTGGCAGCACCCTGGGGTTTTCGCAGTATagcatggagcctcccctgccctccGGTTTCAAGGCCTCCGCCTTTGAGGATCctgcttcttcttcctccaCGGTGGATCAGCTTTTTGCCCTGTACAGAGATGAAACAGCATATGTGCAAGAAGCTTTGAATCTGCTGGATGTGGAAGCTCGCCTCCCCAAGGTGAAGGATACTGGCACGTTGCCGGTGCTTGCAGAGGGAGCCTCCTCTAGCCAGGTCTCTGCAGCTGTCGTCCCTGCTCCAGTTTCTTCTGTCCCTGCTCCAGACTCTTCTACTCCGGTCTCCTCTGTCCCTGCCCCGGACTCTGCCGTCCCTGCTCCTCCCTCCTGA
- the LOC130994614 gene encoding mavicyanin-like, with protein MASKAFLMTIMVAAAVAPAIATDYMVGDADGWKLNVNYTQWAAGKSFHVGDSLMFMYNTAQHNVIQVSGPDFKNCTNSGALGGPYKSGNDTIALDTPGRRWYICDTEGHCEGGMKLVVAVTVPGPAPAPAPSSQAPAIRSVVWVVASMAAAFLMIMA; from the exons ATGGCGTCGAAAGCTTTCTTGATGACGATCATGGTTGCAGCAGCCGTAGCTCCAGCTATCGCCACGGATTATATGGTTGGAGATGCTGATGGTTGGAAGTTAAATGTTAACTACACTCAATGGGCGGCGGGGAAAAGCTTTCATGTTGGAGATTCTCTGA TGTTCATGTATAATACAGCACAACATAATGTTATTCAAGTAAGTGGACCTGATTTCAAAAATTGCACTAACTCGGGTGCGCTAGGAGGCCCTTACAAAAGTGGAAATGACACAATTGCCCTTGACACGCCTGGGAGAAGGTGGTACATTTGCGACACGGAAGGTCACTGCGAGGGTGGAATGAAGCTCGTCGTCGCTGTAACTGTACCGGGACCAGCCCCAGCCCCCGCCCCATCGAGTCAGGCGCCGGCTATCCGGTCTGTAGTGTGGGTGGTCGCTTCTATGGCGGCTGCCTTCTTGATGATCATGGCTTGA